GCGTAGGAACTCGGCAAGTCCGGCTCGGTCGATCATGTCGGCCTCCTCCACCGTGGCGATTTCGTACCTTTCTACAGTGGGTGTTGCCCGGCAGCCACGGACCAGCGATCCCCCTCTCCCGGGCGCGCGTGTACCTGGTGGTTGATCTTCTCGATGAGGCGTACCGAGATGTCTTCGTTGAGCGCATGGGTGGCGATGGCCAGCCAGAGGCGTTCGTAGCTGGTGATCTCCCCGGGCCGGTCGAGGTAGAGGTCGCCGGTGAGAGATGCCCGGTACACCACCGGCGGGTCGGGGGTGACGCGCCTGCCGGGGGTGAAGTCGAGCATGGTGAACGGTCCGGCGAGGGCGGCCTCGGGGACTCCGGCGGAAAGCGGCAGCACCCGGACGGCGACGTGCGGCAGCTCGGTCAGCCTCAGCAGGTGGGTCAGCTGCTCGGCCATGACTCCCGGCTCGCCGACCCGGCGCAGCAGCACCGCCTCGGAGAGCACCACGTAGAGCCGTGGTGGTGGGGGCAGCCGCCGGGTGAGCAGGTTGCCGGGCGGGTGGCGTACCTCGTGGAGGTGTTCGGGGTGGTCGGGCCGGTGGGGGTGGACGGCCTGGTGGTAGGCGGGGGTCCGCAGCAGGCCGGGCAGGAGGGCCTGCTGGTAGCTGCGGATCCGGGCGGCGGCGTTTTCCAGGCCCGGGTACGGGGTGAACCAGGCGGGGACGGGGTTGTCGTGGGCGTGCCACCAGCCGGTGGCTTTGGTTTCGGCGGCCACGGTGACCAGGGCGGCGGTGAGGTCGGGGTCGGTGTTGTAGAGGTCGCAGAGGGCGCGTACGTCGACCGCGCGGGTGGTGCCGAGGCCGGTTTCGATGCGCCAGACCTTTTGTCGGCTGCAGGCGATGGCGTCGCTGGCGGCGTCGAGGGTGATGCCGGCGTCGAGGCGCAGCTCGCGCAGGATGCGTCCGAGGTGTCGGCGGGGGACGCTGGACCCCAGGTCTTCGGCCACGGTTCGAGGGTTCCTTTCGGTGTGGTGGGTGGTCAGCGGGTCAGGCCGACGAGGGTGGCCAGTCGCGCCACGTCGGCCGCCGCCGGCTCGCCGCGGGTGATCTCGGTGATCGCGGTACGGGCGTACGGGCGGTGGCGGACCTCGGCGGGGGCGATGCTGTCGGCGGCGATCAGGGCCTGGCCGGCGGCGGTGGGGTCACCGGCCGAGTCCGGCCTGGAGTAGCAGGGTGCCGCGTACCCGGTGGTCGGTGGTGGTGTCGGTGGCGTCGAGGGTGGCGGTGAGGGCGAGTCGGTCGCGGCCGAGGGCGCGTAGCGCCTGGGCGACGGCGATGGTGGCGTTGCTCGTGGGGTCGGTGGTGGCGGCGCGGTCGGCGGCGAGCCAGCTCAGGTCGGCCGCGCCGAGTTTGACCAGTACCAGGGCGGTGATCTGGTACGCCGACGCGCGCAGTGCCGGTGTGTGGTGGGTGGTGTCGAGCAGGGTGGGCAGGGTTCGTAGGAGCTGCGGGTACTGGGCGTGGTGGTAGGCGAGCCAGGCGTGGCCGGTGTGTCGGCGTAGCTGGTCGACGGGCAGGTGGGTCGGCTGGTGGTGGTAGCGGGCGAGCGCGGTCCGGATGGTGTCGACCCCGTCCAGGCTCGTCACCGGCGGGGTGGGGGCGGGTTCGTGCGGGTCGAGTAGTTCGGTGGGGTCGATGTGGAGGACGGTGGCGATGTCCCGCACCACCGAGTAGCGGTCGAGGGCGCGGACGCCGCGTTCGACCTTGTCGACCCAGCTCTTGGACTTGCCGAGGCGGTCGGCGAGCATCTGTTGGGTGAGTCTGCGGCGTACCCGCCAGCGGGCCACCCGCCGCCCGATCGGCAGCTGCTCGCCGCCGTGGACGGTCGGCCGGGTCACCGGTGCGGCTCCGTGGTCGGGGGCATCGTCTCGGTGGACTCCCCGCAACGCGGACACCACCGCGCCTTGACCCGAAACGCAAACAACCCGAGCAGGAACCCCGGCACCAACCCACCGAACACGACCGACACGACGACTTCCACGAATCCCTTCACCTCCCGACGAGACCGAAAGCCGGGACCCTGCTGAGAGCCCGTGATGCTGGCTCTCGCAGTGGGCGCACGGCATGTGCGACACGCTGCCAGCGCGTCACGGACGGTAGAACCGCTCGCGTGGGACTATCGAGGGACGTCGTGGAAAGGTCCCCTGCTGTGGCGCGAAACGATGCACTCAAGATGGCGATCGTGGAGTCGGGTCTGACCGTCGCTGACCTGGCCGGAAAGTGCGATGTGGATGCGAAGACCGTGGAACGCTGGATCAGCCGGGGCCGGCTACCTCACCCCCGTTCCAGGATGCGAGTAGCCGGGGTCCTAGGTAAGGATGTGGGAGTGCTGTGGCCTGAGATGATCCGACGTTCCGTGAAGGTTGGGGCTGATCGCGAGGTGGTCGGCGTCTATCCACGACGGGCCGACCTGCCGCGTTCAGTCTTTCGCGAGGCGATCGAGCGCTCCAGCTCCCGGCTGTGGTTCGGTGGCTACACCAGTTACTTCCTGTGGCTGGAGGTGCCCGGCGTCACCGCCACCCTGACGGCCAAGGTCGCTGCCGGAGCCGACGTGCGATTTCTGCTCGGCGACCCGGACAGCCCGGTCACCGCTGAGCGTGAGCGAGTCGAAAGCACGCCGCTGACGCTGGCTACGCGCATCGCGACCACGCGGGCGGAGATCGCCAAGGTCAACGCCGCGGTTCCGGTGCGTCTTTCTGATCGCCACATCGCCATGTCGGTCTGGATCTTTGACGACGAGGCCATCGTCGCCACGCACATCGGTGCGAGTCTCGGTCAGGACTCCGTGGTGCTGCACCTGCGGCGTGGACAGGACGGGGGAGCGTTCGATCGCTATGTCGAGCATTTCGAGTCACTGTGGTCCGCCGGAAAGCCCGCCTCGCAACAGCACTGAGGAATCGGGGAGTTGCCCCGCCTGCGCGGGGAGCACCAAAGTGGGAGGCGTTGTCTATTCCGCGGACGAGGGTCACCCCCGCCTGCGCGGGGAGCACACTTCTTGACCTGGGGCCGGGCAGCGCGGTGGCGGTGTCGGTGACGACCGACTCCGTTGGGGCCATGGTCGTCTTCGACGGCTCGTGCACGTGTAGCCGGGCCGGTTCCTGTGACCATCCTGCGGCCTTGGCGTTCGCCGCCCTGGTCAGCATGGACATCGCGGCGGAGCCGAGCATCCCCAGGCCCCGACAGGCACCAGAGCCCCAGCCGGCAGCGCGGACGGCGAAACGCCGTAAGGCCGCCTGGGAGACCGGATTGTCCGCCCTGGTGAAGGCCGTCGCCGCGCCGCCTGCCCCGGCGGAGTCCGGCGTGGGGGCGCGGGTCGCGCTCCAGTTCGACATCGAGCAGCCGCCGGCCGGTGGGAGGGGCGAGACCCGGATCGCCTGCTCGACCCGTGGTGGAACCCGCCCACCAATGCGCAGGCCGTCGACCGGGCCCACCGCATCGGTCAGACCCGCAGCGTCATGGCGTACCGGATGGTCGCCCGGGACACCATCGAGGAGAAGGTGATGGCGCTGAAGGCCCGCAAGGCGGGCTGTTCGGCAGCGTCCTCGACGGCGGTGAGTTCGGCTCCGCCCAGCTCACCGCCGCCGACATCCGTGACCTGCTGAAACTGACCGCGTCGTGTCGGGGTTGATCGACTCGGTTGGGTAGATATGGCGGTATCAACCAGCCTCGGACACCGCCATATCGGCCCAACCGAGTCGATCATCGGAAGGGGCGGGTCAGTAGCCCTTGGTGAGGTCGTATTCGCCGAGCAGGGGCTCACCGGCGCGCCAGCGGTGCAGGTTGGCGCAGAACTGGTCGACCACCCGTTCCGCCCGACGGGGCGAACCGCCGGCGATGTGCGGGGTGACCACTACGTTCGGCAGGTGCCAGAGTGGATCGTCGGCGGCCAGGGGTTCGTCGACCACCACGTCCAGGCCGGCACCGCCGAGCCGGCCGTCGACGAGTGCGTCCCGCAGCGCCGCCTCGTCGATCAGCCCGCCCCGACTGACGTTGACCACGATCGCGCCGGGTTTCATGGTGGCGATCCGGCGGGCGTCGAGCAGCTGTCGGGTGGCCGGGGTCAG
Above is a window of Micromonospora yangpuensis DNA encoding:
- a CDS encoding helix-turn-helix domain-containing protein is translated as MAEDLGSSVPRRHLGRILRELRLDAGITLDAASDAIACSRQKVWRIETGLGTTRAVDVRALCDLYNTDPDLTAALVTVAAETKATGWWHAHDNPVPAWFTPYPGLENAAARIRSYQQALLPGLLRTPAYHQAVHPHRPDHPEHLHEVRHPPGNLLTRRLPPPPRLYVVLSEAVLLRRVGEPGVMAEQLTHLLRLTELPHVAVRVLPLSAGVPEAALAGPFTMLDFTPGRRVTPDPPVVYRASLTGDLYLDRPGEITSYERLWLAIATHALNEDISVRLIEKINHQVHARPGEGDRWSVAAGQHPL
- a CDS encoding helix-turn-helix domain-containing protein, with product MTRPTVHGGEQLPIGRRVARWRVRRRLTQQMLADRLGKSKSWVDKVERGVRALDRYSVVRDIATVLHIDPTELLDPHEPAPTPPVTSLDGVDTIRTALARYHHQPTHLPVDQLRRHTGHAWLAYHHAQYPQLLRTLPTLLDTTHHTPALRASAYQITALVLVKLGAADLSWLAADRAATTDPTSNATIAVAQALRALGRDRLALTATLDATDTTTDHRVRGTLLLQAGLGR
- a CDS encoding XRE family transcriptional regulator encodes the protein MAIVESGLTVADLAGKCDVDAKTVERWISRGRLPHPRSRMRVAGVLGKDVGVLWPEMIRRSVKVGADREVVGVYPRRADLPRSVFREAIERSSSRLWFGGYTSYFLWLEVPGVTATLTAKVAAGADVRFLLGDPDSPVTAERERVESTPLTLATRIATTRAEIAKVNAAVPVRLSDRHIAMSVWIFDDEAIVATHIGASLGQDSVVLHLRRGQDGGAFDRYVEHFESLWSAGKPASQQH